Proteins encoded within one genomic window of Balaenoptera ricei isolate mBalRic1 chromosome 10, mBalRic1.hap2, whole genome shotgun sequence:
- the RTL6 gene encoding retrotransposon Gag-like protein 6, with translation MVQPQTAKAETPASAASTNAQMDDVIDTLTSLRLTNSALRREASTLRAEKANLTNMLESVMAELTLLRTRARIPGALQITPPISAITSNGTRPMTTPPTSLPEPFSGDPGQLAGFLMQMDRFMIFQASRFPGEAERVAFLVSRLTGEAEKWAIPHMQPDSPLRNNYQGFLAELRRTYKSPLRHARRAQIRKTSASNRAVRERQSLCRQLAATGTVPCPVHPASNGTSPAPALPTRARNL, from the coding sequence ATGGTTCAACCCCAGACCGCAAAAGCTGAAACCCCAGCCTCTGCAGCTTCTACCAATGCCCAAATGGATGACGTCATCGACACCCTGACCTCCCTGCGCCTCACTAACTCCGCGCTGAGGCGGGAGGCCTCGACCCTGCGGGCAGAGAAGGCCAACCTCACCAACATGCTGGAGAGCGTGATGGCGGAGCTGACCTTGTTACGCACCCGGGCTCGGATTCCCGGGGCGCTGCAGATCACCCCACCCATCTCGGCCATTACCTCCAATGGGACCCGGCCGATGACAACGCCTCCAACCTCTCTGCCCGAGCCCTTTTCCGGAGACCCTGGCCAGCTGGCGGGGTTCTTGATGCAGATGGACAGATTTATGATCTTCCAGGCCTCGCGCTTCCCCGGAGAGGCCGAGCGAGTGGCGTTCCTCGTGTCCCGGCTGACCGGGGAGGCGGAGAAGTGGGCGATCCCCCACATGCAACCCGACAGCCCCTTGCGAAACAACTATCAGGGATTCCTGGCCGAGTTGCGGAGAACCTACAAGTCTCCGCTGCGGCACGCCCGGCGCGCCCAGATCAGAAAGACTTCAGCCTCGAATCGAGCCGTGCGGGAACGGCAGTCACTCTGCCGCCAGCTGGCCGCCACGGGCACGGTGCCCTGCCCTGTGCACCCAGCCTCCAACGGGACCAGTCCAgccccggccctgcccaccagagctcGGAACCTTTAG